The Raphanus sativus cultivar WK10039 unplaced genomic scaffold, ASM80110v3 Scaffold3202, whole genome shotgun sequence genome includes a region encoding these proteins:
- the LOC130506406 gene encoding uncharacterized protein At4g04775-like, whose product MSAASSSTTGGRRRVQTPGIPSGCWCGVGVTELISKSNPNPYRRYYRCLFAASQRLENDNHVFKWVDEAFTDEIQQLDYQVRILEEEVQSLKATIRNEGDIREGPKKMPMIKISGGCVLLTIVLVLGIMMYKK is encoded by the exons ATGTCCGCCGCTTCATCATCCACGACCGGTGGTCGGAGACGGGTACAAACTCCGGGGATACCTAGTGGGTGTTGGTGCGGGGTGGGCGTCACCGAGCTCATCTCCAAAAGCAATCCAAACCCATATCGCCGGTATTATCGGTGTCTCTTTGCGGCTTCACAGAGG cTCGAGAACGACAATCATGTCTTCAAATGGGTTGACGAAGCCTTCACCGATGAGATACAGCAGCTGGACTACCAAGTTCGAATACTCGAAGAAGAAGTTCAGAGTCTCAAAGCAACAATAAGGAACGAAGGAGATATCCGCGAAGGTCCCAAAAAGATGCCCATGATAAAGATATCAGGAGGTTGTGTTCTTCTTACCATCGTTTTAGTTCTAGGAATTATGATGTACAAAAAGTAA
- the LOC108816586 gene encoding uncharacterized protein LOC108816586: MTDFYNKLSQISEASYNPDVKAWRFRVKIHRVYPLYSSVTNRVMPFYSYVLADEDGCKMEMTVYGDYESFRGLENREGEWVEIFRVGVERSCVGFNATNSRFRLTASRLTQVRMIDPLNNRLFMDFKNIHAIPHMSHKERNYPIDTIGVVFNTEARFDDPATPRMIFYIRDNIDSHIKCVATGKQAYAFRDGLENVEGGQVIVALKMWKVCKSWNLFEAPDLWLQTEGGLSDFRFNPRLTEVEDFRQSLLNSDPYVQKYGIEGLV; this comes from the exons ATGACAGACTTCTACAATAAGCTTTCCCAGATTTCCGAGGCTTCTTATAACCCCGACGTCAAGGCTTGGCGTTTCAGAGTCAAAATACACAGGGTCTACCCTCTCTATTCCTCGGTTACCAACAGGGTTATGCCTTTCTATTCCTATGTCCTAGCAGATGAAGAT GGGTGCAAGATGGAGATGACCGTTTATGGGGATTATGAAAGTTTTAGAGGCCTCGAAAACAGGGAGGGAGAATGGGTGGAAATCTTTCGGGTAGGAGTTGAACGTTCCTGTGTAGGTTTCAATGCAACTAACTCTCGGTTCAGACTAACTGCTTCGCGACTCACACAAGTCCGCATGATCGATCCTCTGAACAATCGGCTTTTCATGGACTTCAAGAACATCCATGCAATCCCTCACATGTCCCACAAGGAACGAAACTATCCCATAG ATACAATTGGAGTGGTCTTCAATACGGAAGCCCGTTTCGATGACCCTGCAACACCAAGGATGATTTTTTACATAAGGGACAACAT TGACAGCCATATTAAATGTGTGGCAACTGGCAAGCAGGCCTATGCCTTCCGGGATGGTCTTGAAAATGTGGAAGGTGGACAGGTGATTGTGGCCCTTAAGATGTGGAAGGTCTGCAAGAGTTGGA ATTTATTTGAGGCTCCTGATCTATGGCTTCAGACCGAAGGTGGACTTTCAGACTTCAGGTTCAATCCGCGTTTGACCGAGGTTGAGGACTTCAGGCAGTCTCTACTGAACAGCGACCCTTATGTTCAAAAATATGGGATTGAAGGTCTTGTGTAA